GCAGGTGTAGATGGTGCCGGCCGGCTCTGGCGCGGTGTCTGCGGGCGCTGTAGCTACAACGTACTGCAGTGGGTTCGCCGCGAACTTGCCTTGACACTTGGCGCTACAGAAATAGTAGGGCCGACCTTCGTGCGTCAATTGGTGTTCAGACTGCTCCGTGACCGCCATGCCGCACACCGGATCTTTCGGCTCCTTTGGCGCTGCTGGTTCGGCAGGGGGGTGATTGCCGTGATGGTGGTGTGCGTGCATGACCATTGCTTATTCCTTGTCGTTGTTGGTGCGCTGGGACGTCTGCGCATGGTTGCCGTGCCCTCCATGGCCACCGTGGCCGTGCATCAGGTGCATTAGCGGGCAGGCGAGCAGCAGCAGGTAGGGCCAATAACCTAGAACATGGCCCCAGTGCTCTCGCAGCAGGTAAAAACCGACGATCAAGGCAACCGTTACCAAAGCCATACTGGCTGGGCGGCGCCAAAACGATGGCGCATGGGCGTCGTTGTCATGCTGATCCATGGTGTTACTCCTTCAGAGTTGCTCGCAAAAGGTATGGGGTCGGACGCGCCTGCCCAGTTGATCGAGAATTCATGCTCGGGCCGTTATCGGCAACCGCAGCTTCCCGCACCGCCGTTGTGGCAGCCCGAGGCTCAGGGCTGCGAGGTTGCAACGGGAATGGACTCATCTGCGGCCAGCTTCGCGGGGTAGCCCGTATCCTTCAAGGCCATCAACAAAGGAGCGCTGCCCTGCGCCAGTTCCCCGCTCACCCGTAATGAGTAGCGAATTTGAATCATGATGCTTCCTTCCTGCAGTGAGAGTTAACTTGGGCTGCTGCGCCCCGCAACGATGCGCATTGGTTTCTCGGCTCAGCGTAGGCGTTGGATGTCAGTGACGACCGTCTTCACTCCAGCCTGGATCACCATGAATTGAACCCTATCACCTGGGTTGAGTTTGGCAAGCTGGCGCTTGTCGTGAACCATGACCCCCCGTGCTTGAAGGTGACCGTGCCGTTCTGCGGATCGAACTTATTCACCTCGCCGCCGGTTATGGAGTCCGGTGTGTGAGACAGAGCCATCTTGCCGTGGTCCATCGTCGCTTAAGCAAAACTCCTGACAAGCATGGCTATTCCGATGGCTCGAGCGGAGATGGTCAAAATGTTTGTGATGGTATTCATGGTGTTCTCTGTATATCAGCCTCCCTTTGGAGAGAGGATGCCTAGCCAAGCAACGCTGACTAGGACCAGAATGGCTAGCGTTGTCTCCGTGAACAAGCTCTGTCGCAGTTTGGCGACTGCCTGTCCAAAATTTCCGGTCTTCAGCGAAGCCTCCAGGCCAGGGCTCAGTAGAAATCGGTTAGCGGCCGCCAACAGCAGCATTCCCCCAAACAACGCCAGCTTCGTCAGCAGCAGTCGTCCGTAGAGAGTGGAGAACAGTGAATCAAGCGATGGCCCAGCAATCAGCAAGTAGTTGACGATGCCTGTGACTGCAAGAACGCCAACGATGAGGGTGCCGACTTTCGCGAAGCCGTTCGATGTTCGACTCAGTATCGCTACCGCACGTTCCGTTGCATCTCCTCTATGAACTGCAAGCATCAAGAAGGAGAACAAGGCCCCCACCCAAGCACCGGCTGCCCACAGGTGTGCGATGTCCGATGAAAGGTGGATGTATCCGCGTATGCCGTCATCCATGGCTCCATGCCCCGCCCAAGCAAGTGTCGCCAACGCCACGCCACTGGAGGCCGCCATGCCAGCAAATCGCAATGTGGGGTTCAGCTTCAACAGCGCGATTGCAACGCAAAGCGTCAACGCCAGGATACGTACGCACCAAGCAATGCCCATATGCGTGCCTGTAATGAGCATTTCGAAAACGTGCGTTGACAGCTCTCCGAAACTTTGTGCTCCAGACATTGCCTTGGCCAGGACCGTCATTCCAATGAATGAAAGCCCAATGCCAAGGACTGCGAATGCACCGACGAATACTCGATAGCGGCGCGCAATCGCCAAGGATCGCTCGTCGTGGCCAAGAGCATAGACACAGAACATGGCGACGCCGAATGCCGCCGCCAGGTCCAGATAGAGCGCAAGGCGCAATACGATGGTGAACCAATCCTCGGCCATCAGCTTACTTCACCGTGAAATTGATGTTGCCGTTGATTGGATGCGTGTCCGAAGAAACGGCACGCCAGTCCACTCGGTAAGCACCGGGTTGCAGCGCCTGGGCCGGAGTGATCACCATGGTTTTGCCATCGCTGGCACCCGCGACGCTTGCGTTGATCTTCATAGCGCCATGATTGGGCATACCGGGCATACCCGTCATGACCAGATTTGCAGCTGAAAACTGCGGCACCAGCGTCTCAGAAAACTTCAGCTCAATAGTCGCAGGGGCAGCAACCTGAGATTTATCTGCAGGAGTGGATGACACCAGCGAGGGATGCGCAAATGCGGCGGTTGCAAAGAGGCCGGCAGCGATCGGAGCGGCCAACTTGGCGAAGAAATGTGAACGAGACATAGAGATTCCTACCTAAATGTGAGATGTGGTTTAGTGAATAGGTGCCGAATCAAGGCTTGCGCCCTGGCAGCGCGGTGAAAAGGGACTACTGATTTGCGGGTGCCATTGAGGCCTCTTAGCGGTTATGAATAGTGCTGCATGCGCACACTGCTGTACTGCTGAAGCGCTTTGTCCGGGCACTGAACAAAAATTCAGATTCATGAACAGCAACCGAGTCGATTTGTCAGATTCAGAAATGTTTAGAACCAGAAGCGCACACCGGCCACCCAGCGTGTCTGCTGAGTACGGCCACCATCAGCTCGTACGAGATCTGCGGTTCGTCCGAAACTGCCTGCTCGTTCCACACCGATGTATGGGGCGAATTGACGGCTGAACTCGTAGCGCAGGCGCAG
This window of the Comamonas testosteroni genome carries:
- a CDS encoding DUF2933 domain-containing protein → MDQHDNDAHAPSFWRRPASMALVTVALIVGFYLLREHWGHVLGYWPYLLLLACPLMHLMHGHGGHGGHGNHAQTSQRTNNDKE
- the copC gene encoding copper homeostasis periplasmic binding protein CopC; protein product: MSRSHFFAKLAAPIAAGLFATAAFAHPSLVSSTPADKSQVAAPATIELKFSETLVPQFSAANLVMTGMPGMPNHGAMKINASVAGASDGKTMVITPAQALQPGAYRVDWRAVSSDTHPINGNINFTVK
- the copD gene encoding copper homeostasis membrane protein CopD, with product MAEDWFTIVLRLALYLDLAAAFGVAMFCVYALGHDERSLAIARRYRVFVGAFAVLGIGLSFIGMTVLAKAMSGAQSFGELSTHVFEMLITGTHMGIAWCVRILALTLCVAIALLKLNPTLRFAGMAASSGVALATLAWAGHGAMDDGIRGYIHLSSDIAHLWAAGAWVGALFSFLMLAVHRGDATERAVAILSRTSNGFAKVGTLIVGVLAVTGIVNYLLIAGPSLDSLFSTLYGRLLLTKLALFGGMLLLAAANRFLLSPGLEASLKTGNFGQAVAKLRQSLFTETTLAILVLVSVAWLGILSPKGG